A genome region from Acidobacteriota bacterium includes the following:
- a CDS encoding alcohol dehydrogenase catalytic domain-containing protein translates to MKGMVLDAKWEPKPDYTVSDWEKKTGKAITGNAIWHNPTLEVKDWPDPTPGPNEVLLEIQACGVCGSDMHFYETDDDNYILYPGLTKFPTILGHEFSGKVAEVGKDVTLLQPGDMVTVEEMIWCGRCIPCRNGYPNHCTNLEEIGFTIPGAFANYIAVDEKFCWKIDAIAERVGSEEKAYELAALTEPTCVAYNAMFERAGGFRPGHFVNVVGAGPIGLAAIALAKAGGASTIAAFEVSPQRRELAKAVGADFVYDPREVSAGDVLMELSKGEGFNFHVEAAGVPHLMIPEMERGLAINSKIVQIGRAAQRVPMYLEAFQVRRAQAYGAQGHSGHETFPNVIRMVASGRIDLSPIITAKYGLDDTVAAIAKSIDRTDGKILVKPN, encoded by the coding sequence ATGAAAGGTATGGTTTTGGATGCGAAGTGGGAGCCGAAACCGGACTACACGGTTTCCGATTGGGAAAAGAAGACCGGGAAAGCCATCACCGGCAACGCCATCTGGCACAACCCGACGCTCGAGGTCAAGGACTGGCCGGATCCGACACCGGGTCCCAACGAAGTCCTTCTCGAGATCCAGGCGTGCGGCGTCTGCGGTTCCGACATGCACTTCTACGAGACGGACGATGACAACTATATCCTCTACCCGGGTTTGACCAAGTTCCCGACCATTCTCGGCCACGAGTTCTCGGGCAAGGTCGCGGAGGTCGGCAAGGACGTCACACTCCTCCAACCAGGCGACATGGTGACCGTCGAGGAGATGATCTGGTGCGGCCGCTGTATCCCCTGCCGTAACGGTTACCCCAACCACTGCACCAACCTCGAGGAGATCGGCTTCACCATTCCCGGTGCCTTTGCCAACTACATCGCGGTCGACGAGAAGTTCTGCTGGAAGATCGACGCCATCGCCGAGAGGGTCGGCAGCGAGGAAAAAGCCTACGAGCTGGCCGCACTGACCGAGCCGACCTGCGTCGCCTACAACGCCATGTTCGAGCGGGCCGGTGGGTTCAGACCCGGGCACTTCGTCAACGTGGTCGGCGCCGGACCGATCGGGTTGGCTGCGATAGCGCTTGCAAAGGCGGGCGGTGCGAGCACCATTGCCGCCTTCGAGGTGTCGCCTCAACGGCGTGAGTTGGCCAAGGCAGTCGGAGCGGACTTCGTCTACGATCCGCGCGAAGTGTCTGCGGGTGACGTCCTGATGGAGCTCAGCAAGGGCGAGGGATTCAACTTTCACGTCGAAGCGGCCGGCGTTCCCCACCTGATGATTCCGGAGATGGAAAGGGGACTCGCGATCAACAGCAAGATTGTCCAGATCGGTCGTGCGGCGCAACGTGTGCCGATGTATCTCGAGGCGTTTCAGGTCCGCCGCGCCCAGGCCTACGGCGCCCAGGGGCACTCTGGTCACGAGACCTTCCCGAACGTGATCCGCATGGTGGCGTCGGGCCGCATCGATCTGAGCCCGATCATCACCGCGAAGTACGGCCTCGACGACACCGTGGCCGCGATCGCCAAGTCGATCGATCGAACCGACGGTAAGATCCTGGTCAAGCCGAACTGA
- a CDS encoding PfkB family carbohydrate kinase, which translates to MSDDTHVFDVATVGNYTKDTIITKGGTLQADGGGVTYSAHAAHTLGQDVAAVTRLAKEDFHVVRSLEEFGVTVFATATPSSTLMRLEYPTDNPDQRILTVADTAGSFTPEQVRTINARAFIISPSIRGEMPIETIRELRSKKSMISADAQGFIRVRRPDGRLEHVAWPEQGDVLELVDILKADVVEAEALTGETDMERAARSLAAQGPREVIITHGDGIFLLAQDRVFEAEFHAKSMLGRSGRGDTCVGSYVAARLDRPPEEALYWSAATTSLKMEAPGPIRRPYEAIVELLENTYKGVQPTT; encoded by the coding sequence ATGTCTGACGACACACACGTTTTCGACGTCGCGACGGTCGGCAACTACACCAAGGACACGATCATCACCAAAGGCGGCACGCTCCAAGCCGATGGCGGCGGCGTCACCTACTCGGCCCACGCGGCTCACACCCTCGGTCAAGATGTTGCAGCCGTCACGAGGCTGGCCAAGGAGGACTTCCACGTCGTTCGGAGCCTCGAAGAATTCGGGGTCACAGTCTTCGCCACTGCAACCCCGAGCTCGACCCTGATGCGCCTGGAGTATCCGACCGACAATCCCGACCAACGGATTCTGACGGTGGCGGACACCGCCGGGTCGTTTACCCCGGAGCAGGTGCGCACGATCAACGCCAGGGCATTCATCATCAGCCCATCCATCCGCGGGGAGATGCCGATCGAAACGATCCGGGAACTGCGCAGCAAGAAATCGATGATCAGCGCCGACGCGCAAGGCTTCATCCGCGTTCGCAGGCCCGACGGCCGGCTCGAACACGTCGCATGGCCCGAACAGGGAGATGTGCTGGAACTGGTGGACATACTCAAGGCAGACGTCGTCGAGGCCGAGGCCCTGACCGGTGAGACGGACATGGAGAGGGCGGCGAGATCGCTCGCGGCGCAGGGCCCCCGGGAGGTCATCATCACTCATGGCGATGGGATCTTCCTGCTCGCCCAAGACCGGGTCTTCGAAGCCGAGTTCCACGCGAAATCAATGCTCGGCCGCAGCGGTCGCGGCGATACCTGTGTCGGTTCCTACGTCGCGGCCCGGCTCGACCGACCGCCCGAGGAGGCACTCTACTGGTCGGCCGCGACCACCAGTCTGAAGATGGAGGCCCCCGGGCCGATTCGAAGACCGTACGAAGCGATCGTCGAGCTTCTCGAAAACACCTACAAAGGAGTTCAACCGACTACCTAG